A genomic segment from Spirosoma sp. SC4-14 encodes:
- a CDS encoding glucose 1-dehydrogenase — MLSLANKTAIITGGGSGIGQAIAQLFARQGAAVHILERNATAAEAVVASIAQAGGRAYAHTCDVSQQIPVLNVFRKVKNVDILVNNAGIAHVGRLDATTEADVERILSVNVKGVYNCLFAAVPLMQHRGGGVILNMSSVAALVGIPDRFAYSMSKGAVQAMTLSVARDYMADRIRCNSISPARIHTPFVDGFLTENYPDTRAEMFDKLAQSQPIGRMGTPDEVAMLALYLCSDEAGFITGCDYPLDGGFSKLNT, encoded by the coding sequence ATGTTATCCTTAGCCAATAAAACAGCTATTATCACGGGGGGCGGCAGCGGCATTGGCCAGGCCATTGCACAGCTATTTGCCCGGCAGGGAGCAGCCGTGCATATTTTGGAACGGAATGCTACAGCCGCCGAAGCGGTCGTTGCCAGCATTGCCCAGGCGGGTGGCCGGGCGTATGCCCACACCTGCGACGTAAGCCAGCAAATCCCGGTGCTGAACGTTTTCCGAAAAGTTAAGAACGTGGACATTCTGGTCAATAACGCCGGGATTGCCCACGTTGGGCGACTCGATGCTACAACCGAAGCCGATGTAGAACGAATCCTGAGCGTGAACGTGAAGGGCGTGTATAACTGCCTGTTTGCCGCCGTGCCGCTCATGCAGCACCGGGGGGGCGGGGTCATCCTGAATATGTCGTCGGTAGCGGCCCTGGTCGGCATTCCCGACCGCTTTGCCTATTCCATGAGCAAAGGAGCCGTACAGGCCATGACGCTATCGGTAGCGCGGGACTATATGGCCGACAGGATTCGATGCAACAGTATTTCGCCGGCCCGGATTCACACACCCTTTGTCGATGGCTTTCTGACGGAAAATTACCCCGATACCCGCGCCGAAATGTTCGACAAGCTGGCCCAAAGTCAGCCCATCGGTCGGATGGGTACCCCCGACGAAGTAGCCATGCTGGCCTTGTACCTGTGTTCGGACGAAGCGGGCTTTATCACCGGCTGCGATTACCCGCTGGATGGCGGATTCAGTAAATTAAACACCTGA